A region from the Arthrobacter roseus genome encodes:
- a CDS encoding cation:proton antiporter has protein sequence MASSTVTLIELGAVFFGLGILGRLAGKIGMSPIPLYLLGGLFFGSGGFVELGGLEDFSAIASEIGVILLLLMLGLEYTARELVTGMRQSWMAGVLDIVLNFIPGAVVAFVLGWGPVGALVMGGVTYISSSGIIAKVLTDLGRLGNRETPIVLSLLVFEDLAMAVYLPILTAVLSGVSFLGGLQAVGISLLVVTIVLVIALRFSRVVSAVIDNKDREVFLLTLFGAALLVAGVTAALQVSAAVGAFLLGIAISGAAAETATRVMEPMRDLFAAMFFVVFGLNTDPSTIPPVLGWALVLAFVTVCTKVTTGWWAAKRQGIGRPGRARAGAALVARGEFSIIIAGLAVASGAVVPELAALATAYVLIMAVSGPVIARFAEPALNLLTYKRTVRVPKSASDQ, from the coding sequence ATGGCTAGCAGTACTGTCACACTCATTGAACTGGGCGCCGTCTTTTTCGGCCTCGGGATTCTTGGACGCCTCGCCGGGAAGATCGGGATGTCGCCGATCCCGCTGTATTTGCTGGGCGGGTTGTTCTTTGGATCCGGTGGTTTCGTTGAGCTGGGTGGTCTAGAGGATTTCAGCGCGATCGCCAGCGAAATTGGAGTCATCCTCCTACTGCTGATGTTGGGCCTGGAATACACTGCAAGAGAACTGGTCACTGGGATGCGTCAATCCTGGATGGCAGGGGTTCTCGACATCGTTTTGAACTTCATACCGGGTGCAGTCGTCGCGTTCGTCCTGGGTTGGGGCCCGGTTGGGGCGTTGGTCATGGGCGGCGTGACGTACATTTCCTCCTCGGGCATTATCGCCAAGGTGCTGACGGATCTGGGGCGACTCGGGAACCGCGAAACGCCCATCGTTCTTTCCCTGCTCGTATTCGAAGACCTGGCCATGGCGGTCTACCTTCCCATTCTCACGGCCGTACTCTCCGGCGTCAGTTTTCTTGGGGGCCTTCAGGCGGTAGGAATTTCCCTGCTCGTGGTCACCATCGTGCTCGTGATCGCCTTGCGTTTCAGCAGAGTAGTTTCAGCAGTGATCGATAACAAGGACCGAGAAGTTTTTCTACTCACTCTGTTCGGCGCGGCCCTGCTGGTAGCCGGTGTCACGGCTGCGCTGCAAGTCTCAGCCGCTGTGGGTGCGTTCCTCCTCGGCATCGCAATTTCTGGAGCCGCAGCAGAAACCGCAACGCGTGTCATGGAGCCGATGCGAGATCTCTTTGCCGCGATGTTCTTCGTTGTCTTCGGGCTGAATACGGACCCCTCTACGATTCCGCCTGTCCTTGGTTGGGCACTCGTTCTGGCCTTCGTTACCGTCTGCACCAAAGTGACTACCGGATGGTGGGCGGCAAAACGTCAGGGAATTGGAAGACCTGGACGGGCCAGAGCTGGCGCGGCGCTCGTCGCGCGCGGTGAGTTCTCTATTATTATCGCGGGACTCGCGGTCGCCTCCGGTGCCGTTGTTCCGGAACTGGCCGCTCTGGCAACCGCATACGTCCTGATCATGGCAGTCAGTGGCCCCGTCATCGCTCGTTTCGCTGAACCTGCTCTGAATCTGCTCACCTACAAACGCACGGTGCGGGTTCCCAAGAGCGCATCTGACCAATAG
- a CDS encoding cation:proton antiporter regulatory subunit has product MIVDETPLPGIGIRKEITTAAGRRIGVLSLRDGDMALIVSREDDPDGCLASMPLTSDEAATLGNLLGARQLVAQLTKEHRDLPGVNTRQFLIAKGSPFDGRKLGDTQLRTKTGVSVVAVLSAGQVQPSPTPDFGFAAGDLVVAVGTSEGLDKAANILLG; this is encoded by the coding sequence ATGATCGTTGATGAAACCCCGCTTCCCGGGATCGGAATCCGTAAGGAAATCACAACGGCCGCTGGGCGCCGGATCGGTGTCCTGTCCCTTCGTGACGGCGACATGGCGCTCATTGTGTCCCGCGAAGATGACCCGGATGGTTGTCTCGCATCAATGCCGCTCACATCGGATGAGGCAGCGACCCTCGGGAACCTCCTCGGCGCACGGCAGCTTGTAGCTCAGCTCACCAAGGAGCACCGAGACCTCCCCGGAGTAAACACTCGTCAATTTCTTATTGCGAAGGGTTCGCCGTTCGACGGCCGAAAGCTGGGAGATACGCAGCTGCGGACCAAAACCGGCGTTTCTGTGGTGGCCGTCCTCAGCGCTGGTCAGGTACAGCCATCTCCGACTCCGGATTTCGGCTTTGCTGCCGGAGATCTGGTTGTCGCCGTTGGAACGTCGGAAGGGCTGGACAAGGCAGCCAATATTCTCCTCGGATGA